AACACATCCTTGAAGCACTTAGATCTGAGCCAGAATCTGTTACAAcatgaaaatggtgaaaattgcTTTTGGCCAGAAACCTTGATCACTATGAACCTGTCATCCAACAAATTTGCTGATTCTGTTTTCAGGTGCTTGCCCAGAAATATTCAAATACTTGACTTGAATAATAACAAAATTCAAACTGTCCCTAAAGACATTATTCATCTGAAGTCTTTGCAAGAGTTAAATCTTGCATTTAATTTTCTAACTGATCTTCCAGGATGCAGTCATTTCAGAAAACTTTCAATTCTGAACATTGAAATGAACTTAATTCTCAGCCCATCTCTGGATTTTTTTCAGAGCTGTCAGGAAGTTAAGATTCTGAATGCAGGAAGAAATCCATTCCGGTGTACTTGTGAATTAAGAGATTTCATTCAGCTTGAAGAATATTCAGAGGGCATGATGATTGGATGGTTAGATTCATATATCTGTGAATATCCTTTGACTCTAAAGGGGACTCTGCTAAAGGACGTTCATCTTCCTGAGTTATCGTGTAACACAACTCTGTTGATTGTCACCATTGTGGTTATTATGCTAGTTCTGGGGATGGCTGTGGCCTTCTGCTGCTTCTACTTTGATCTGCCCTGGTATCTCAGGATGCTAGGTCAATGGACATTGCAGAGGATTAGAAAAACAACCCAAGAACAGCTCAAGAGAAATGTCCAGTTCCATGTGTTTATTGCATACAGTGAACATGATTCTACCTGGGTGAAGCACGAATTAATCCCCAAtctagagaagaaagagaaattgatttGCCTTCATGAGGGAAACTTTGACCCTGGCAAGAGCATTATTGAAAATATCATGAACTGCATTGAGAAAAGCTATAAGTCCATCTTTGTTTTGTCTCCCAACTTTGTCCAGAGTGAGTGGTGCCATTATGAACTTTACTTCGCCCACCACAGTCTCTTCCATGAAAATTCTGATTACATAATTTTTATCTTACTGGAACCCATTCCACTCTACTGCATTCCTACCAAGTATCCTAAGCTGAAAGCtcttatggaaaagaaaagatacttggAATGGCCCAAGGATAGGCGTATATGTGGACTTTTTTGGGCAAATCTTCGAGCTGCTATTAATGCTAACTTATTAGAAACCAGAGAGATGTATGAACTACAGACATTTGTGGGGCTGAATGAAGAGTCTCAAGGTTCTGCAATCTCTCTGATAAGAACTGACTGCCTATAAAATCCTCCCTTCCCCTAGGGAGATTGGGGCCTGCATACACTGTTGGGATAGAAGTTGATACAGTCTTTATGATGGTAATTTGTCAATGTCATTAAgatgaaaaatgattattttttcatgTCAGTTCCTGGAAGGATTTCTAAGAATATATTCTACAAAATCACAAATTTGCAAAGGCTTATGTAAAAAGATTTTCATCCTAACATTGTTTATAAtcatgaaaaattgaaaacagcTCACATTTCCATAGAATAAAGATTGATTCAATAAATCATAGTTCATTAATGCAACAACATATtacacagccattaaaaaaatgaggtagttctatatttactagaatggataaaattatacTAATATGATGGTTTACATATTGAAATAAAAGTCTAAATGAATCTCTACCAGTACAATGGTATGGTAACACTGGCTTGGATCTGGGAGCTTGTATTACAGAAAACATTAGGTTTCTATTTGTATATTTCTGTAACATTGGAATTGCTTTAAGtgaatctgtatttcttttgtaggtagaaaaaacagcaaagagaTTTTTTGAAGCCTACACTCATTTTGCTtgattcttcctttctaatctcaTCAGTCATAGAATAAAAACaagcctttttaaattttgcaagattatatttcaaaaaatgctACTTCCCCTGATGAGAAATTTTTCTGTAGTTTCTATAGGCTTACGTacttataaaggaagaaaatggccCTACTTATTTAAGATCTGACACCAATCTCCTTTTACCTCCCTGCATCCTATCATTGAGCCCTATCAGGTTATCGGCCCTTTCCCAGAACATTcagtctctttctctgcctcccagaCCCTAGCGATTGATATCATGATGGACTGTTCAGGGCATCTTACATCTCCTTCAAGGACAATCCAAATGTCAActcttttttttgaaaacttcgtcacaaaaaaaaaaaagaaagaaagaaagaaagaaaaagaaaacttcctcACTTCCAAGTATGATGTTCCTTGATGCCACATAACACTtcagacatatttctttttttttcttttttttttctttatttatgatagtcacagagagagagagagagagagagaggcagagacacaggcagagggagaagcaggctccatgcaccgggagcccgacgtgggactcgatccagggtctcccggatcgcgccctgggccaaaggcaggcactaaaccgctgcgccacccagggatcccacttcagACATATTTCTATCACCAAACAgatcatttatgtttttaaagtatcCCTTTCTTATTATACTATGAGCTCCTCAAAGGCTAGGACAGACTTCCCTCTGTCCTTATTTTCAGCATCTATTTGCTCAGTCCTTGGTTCAGGGAAGGTGTCAATGAATGTTTATGTTAGGTAAGCTAGAGGAACTTAGCAGGGACCCAACTGGCTTCAGGATAAAAAGGTGAGAAGAACAAGAATCTAGAATTGAAGGATTTCTGAGTATAGCTTGAATCACATGAAATTGCCAGTATGTGGTTGCTCTTGACCTATAAGAACATCTACTTCATTCCATTCAATCTAATAAAACTAATCTCCTAAGCAGGGTAAAATTGGGATCTgcatctattttatttccttacagTTGCGGTCTTATGAATTCTCATGCTAGTAGTCATTTGAGAAATTGTAATCAAAATGGTCAACCTTGGAGTATAGGGACAGAGTCGGGTGTCAATCTACAAGCCAGGCTGTGGTACCATTTAGCTAATGACCAGTCTACTCCGAGGAGTTAGAGCTCAGTAGCCTTGAGGCTGAGTGTCTCTCTTCTCCCCCCATTGATGAGCCCATAGTCTATTTGGTAGAAGGGGAAACCCAAGGAAACCACAGTGCAGGGAGAGCAGAGAATGGGGAGAATGCATTTCCAACCAGGCTCTCAGCATCTGGGCCACTGCTATTAGTGTGATTTGTGGCTTCTGGAGGAGTCAGACAGATGCTGTTGGAGGATTTTGTAAATTTTGAGTAAATTACTCTGTGTGAGACTCTTACCTTTAAATATTAGTTAATTGGGAGCATGTAAAGTAGGTGACACTAGCCCTGAAGTCACCCAGAATTGAGTCATTCTATAGTAGAATCTGAAGTTTAgtaatacagttttaaaaataagtatatttgatcacaactaaaaaaaaaaaaaaaaaaaaaaaaaaacgtgttaGGCATAGCTCTCAGCAATTTCTTGTTTCAGCAGTTGGACTACCCTTCAATCTTACCTATCAGACCACTGTACTATTCCTTTCTCAGAAACTTGGATACCACCAAAAATGTCCTAATTTACTTGGCTTTGACTCTTAAGGCTCATAGCAGAAAATGAATTTTGCATAAGTTTAATGCTGGGACTTGTGCTAGAAGTAGAACCTAGCCTCATGCAAACCTGATGATATATTTTACCCAAGACATCTCATATTCATCGAGAGACCCACTGTGCTCAAGAATGACATTGATTAGGAAGTAAGCATTACACAAGACTGCATGCTATAGTGGGACTGAGCGTAAAGACCCTGATCATGTGTTGAAAATGACTTCAGGTCTTGTGAAACAGCAAGACCTTTTCATTTCCTTGCCATTTGTCAACCTGGAGCTTCTTCCACTTTTTTACCCCTAGGAGACTGAGCTCTATTACTAATGTTCAAGTCTGTCTTGAGGTCTTCAGGGTGCCTTCACCACAACTGTGCATCTCTGCAGATAAATGACAATCTTGTCAGGATGCCACTGGCCACTGGTCCAATGTTGACAGTGTTCTATAGTCTGTAAACATGCCAAAGAGGTCTATACTAACCTGGGATTATAATCCTCTAATTCCAAGTGGTTTCGAGGGAGAAgagttttaaatgtaatttatggCAAATGTTCCAGAGATTCAACTCCTTTGTGAATTATAATGAACCGTTCCAGAAAAGCACAGACTAGGAATATTTAAACTGAGTGAGAGTTTAGAGCTTATGGAGTATAACTCTCACTTTTAAGTGGAAAATTGAGGCTTTGGAATTTTAAATGACTCTCCTAAGCCTGAAGTCAAACGTCAGTCTTTTAACTCCTAGACTGAAGAGGATTTTCTTTCCAATGTAGGACAAGGTGCCTCTTActttttgcatttgattttatCTTGAtcctttcatttccattctcTACAATGGGGCCCTGGATTGGGCTCCTTGAATATCCTGCTTATACTGTCCATAATTATTTGTGCCTAGACTCTGCAGTCTCTCCCTACTGTCTCACACTCTTCCCCTATTCCAGCCCCCAACTCTTTCTTTGGAGGGCTTTCCTTGAATTTCTAAATCCTTCTTAGGGTCTGGTACGGCCAAGACTGGCAATGTTCTTTAAGTGAGATATCCCTGGCTCAGACCCAGACCCACATGGATCCTGGTCTTCATTTGTCCCCTTAAAGATGCTTTCTGATCCTCTGCCGTGCACATGAGGAGCTCTGGAACTCATGCCTACATGGTCCTCTCAGAGTCTGGTGGTTGGGCCCAAATGTGAGTTGGACAATTTGGCAAGCAGATCACTCCTACTGGCTGATGTAGTGTGGGATAACCCAAGATTGGGCCACCAGAGTGGTGCTAACACACTAATTTGGGGTGACTTTCACATCCAACACAAGATGACTTCCAGGGTCAGAGCTGTTAATAGTCTACCAACAACTCTTGGGTTTGGGCCACCAGTTGGGCTTTGTCCATCTGTGTTTTGACTGTGGTGCCACCTCTTGTCAGTAGAACCTTAGGATAGCAAGCATAGTGGGAGGTGTCTTTTACCTTgcactcctcctcttcccccaaccTCTGGCATTCAGAATGATAATCACCATTGCTGTAGATTCTGTGTCATGTGTTAGGTAGTCCTTCAAGGATGGTTTTCAAGACTGAACACCAGTGGGCCTTCCAATCAATATCCTCTCTTATCTGCCATTGATGTGGTGATGTTGTGCTCTCCCTGTCTTAAGCCATGAAGAAGGAAGTACATATCTTGCAGGAATGGAACTGTGCTTCTGTCTTCAGACATGAACCCCTCACCTGACCTCCCCACTGGTGTTAGTGTGTGGAAGGCAAGGGTTTGGTCAACACCGAAAGACCTCCCATTCTGGAAATGCAATGATTACTACATCAAGAGTCCAAGAGAAGACAAGACTGGAAAATACTTTGTTCTCTGTTTATACCATAAAATTCTGAATGGTAAAAGGGCCAAAACCAAAAATGGTTCACAGTTACCTATGTATTTTGGGGAAGGCTTGCATCAGTGAAACAGTACCAACCTTTTAGAAAGTGTCATTGGAAGGCAGTGTGGATGGATGATACAGTATCATGGTTAAACATGTGACCAGTATTATAGACATGCTATTGGGGAACTTGAGAGGAAAGAAGAGCTATACTGTTTAATGTAAACAGGCTCTGAAGACCTGTGTCCTTGTGATTACAGCAATGCTACCATTTTCTCCTGATGGGACATATAAATTGAACCAGGGAGAATGCATTGGACAATACAATGCCTGAAGGGATGGTTCCTGAATTTGAACCGGAAGAGATGGTGCTTGGATCCTACAGAGAATCTTTCAACATGCCAACAGGACAATTAACAATACATAAGTAAATCTTCTCTGTCCATCTTCATAAATAAAACACTATACTTCTCATGGGTCCatgtattttgaaacatttttaaatcaaattatttataGAGTTAGGAACTCTGTATTGCAAAAAATCTTTTCCCAGGGCCCTGTACTCCCTGGAGGCAGCTCTGGGAAGGAGAATATCCTACCTTATGCAACCAGAACTTACCTTGCTTCTTATTTCTTGGCTGCTTAACTTGGGTTGGTTTTAGTGTAAGTGGTTGACAGCAGGAGAGTTTTGTCTCAGGTCCTAATGGGTCAGGTGGCAAAATTCAATGGTAAGACCCATGGATCTCACAGAGTGGCAAAGGCAAATTCTAGTACCATTGTATTAAGGTTGTTGGATATTCCTCCTATGgtttttataaaaaatggaaagaaagagaggcgtTTCTTATTTTATGTCATGATGGGTAAAAGCTCCACATTACTAAGTTCTGTTCTCCCTAAGGAAGAAGTTAGATTTTTAGTTATGTCTCAGAACTTTCTAAACCTAATGATCTGAAATATTTAACTTCCTGGCAGCAGTACCTTTGGCCCTGGGGAAAAAatagggcagagaaagaagctatATATACACAAGGTTAGCTCTAATTGTCCATTAGGACCAATGTCTTCTTTTGATTCCAGGACTCAGTAGTCCTGGGGAGATCCAGAGACCCATCAGCCCTCAACCTCCTcctgattccttgatttctggAAAAGAGTTGAGTCAGTCTCCCTGATACTGTTATTAGTATGATGGCCATGTGTGTAACAATACAGACTGCCAACACTTCTTGAGGtttttatgtgccagacactgttctaaggaTGTCATGAGTTATACTTGCTAATTCTCATAGATCTATGAGTTAAACTTTATCATTAGTCTCATGTAACAAAGTACCCAAGGTGCCCAAAAGTTAAGGTTTCATGGctaataaatgacagaaatgCAAGGCAGTCTGATTGTAGTGCCTGCTTTCCCATCTACCATGCTACACTGCCTCCCAAGAGCTTGCTAACTATtggtttcattcatatttatattcaCCATGAAGATGCTTGTTCCTACTAGACTGTATTTTTGGATGGAGGTGTCTTGTTGCTTAAGAGTGATTCTCATCATTCAGTGTATAACCCAAATGCTGCCAGGCTTCACTGTGGCTAAAATAAAGCACATCAACATCAATGACCCCAAATTCTTGTCTTACCCCCACCTGCTTAAACAGGACTTCTTGCCCTCCTGTAAAGGTCCCTGTGTATAGTATAGTGTTAGGAGATCCCACGGAGGCTCAGTTCTGCTCACATGTCACATTGTCAGCTACATTCCCCATTTGGCACCACCATAGTCGTCTGCACAATCTAGCTAACTCAGGTGGCTAGAAATGGGGCCTTTCAAAGCCCTTGAAAGAGCCTTGCACTATTGACACTGCTGAGTGAAGGGGCCTCTTAGATGATGTTGCTGTCCATGCTATGGTGTTTTCTCCCAATAATCCCCAATTAATTTATCCTTGAGGTAAGGAAAAGAGTCATGCTTCCCAAAAAAGGGTGTCAACATCTCAGCATTCCAAAGCTGCAATGCTGGAATCCAAAATCTCACCAAGTCAACATGCTCAGCATctctcattatcagggaaatgcaaatcaaaaccacaatgagatatcacctcacacctgttagaatgcccattatcaaaaagataataaataacaagtgttggcaaggatgtggagaaaagggaattctcACTCCCTTGAGAAGGGAATTccttgttggtgagaatgtaaattagtgcagccactaggaaaacagtatgacagtttcccaaaaaattaaaaatagaaataccatatgatccagcgaTTCCAAAGAAAGTGAgaacactaacttgaaaaaatatctggaccccccctacccccgccatgttcactgcagcattattcactatTGTGAatgccaagatatggaaaaaaccaaagtgtccattaatagatgaatggataaagaaagtctGGTATAAATCTAccatggaatattagccataaaaaaggaaggacCTCATGCCATCTGtgacatgaatggacctagaggcaTTGAGCTAAGCGAAATAagccacacagagaaaggcaaatgctgtatgatctcacttatatgtagaatctaaaaaacaaaatgaaaaaaaaacaaaaaaacaaataccaagctcatagatacagagaacagattcaTGTTTGCCAAAGGCTGGCGGGtggtgggtgaaatgggtgaagggaagcaAAGGTATAAACTGCCAGTTATAAAAAAAGTCCTAGGGATGTAACGTACAGCataatgactatagttaataacaatgtattgcatatttgaaagttgctaatagggtagatcttaaaaattctcatcccAAGAAAAAACGGTTTTGTAACTATATACGATGATGGATGTTGACTAAATTTATTGTAGTGATCATTGCACAGTATATACAAATTTCAAATCATGTTTTACACCTGAACTAATGTAATGTTGTACGTCAATCATGTCTCAATTTAAACAgttaggagagaaaaataagacaatcatactAGTGTTTacagcttatttaaaaatactttgaaatttagTGTCATATTAAATAACCCTGTTAGAAAACAGATAaacctctaaaaataaaactgaaaattactCAACTGGATGCACATAAATATACATCATAAACCACCAAATCTGTAATAGccaattaactttaaaaaaaaaaaaaagaagtggctaggggcacctgggtggctcagtggttgagagtctgccttcggttcaggttgtgatcctggggtcccaggattgagtcctgcatcaggctcctcatagggagcctgcctctctctctgtgtctctcatgaataaataaaattttaaaaataaaaataaaaagtggttaTATACACAACCTCAGAAAACTTCATGATTAAAACCCACTAAGAGGAAAAACACTGCATATTCATTACAATAAAAATAGTCCTAGGAGTATGTGTAATCAACCTAACTGGTGAAAACTTTCTATAACtattataatatgaaaataaaaatttctgttcatttttaaaacattgccaAATACTCATTTGGGCtcttttctataatatttttctgaaaagtaGAAGTGAAAAAATCACTAAACGTTTTGATGCTTAGTAATAAATTTACGAGTGTTTAGTTGTGAATACTTAGCCAATtaggcaaaaataaattttggtcCTTTGCTGCTTCCCTTTCAGTTTTTGTCCATTATCGTTCCAGGGCTCATAATTGTATAGAGACCACAAAGTCATGTCATCTTTCTCAGTCTTTACAATTTATATAgcaaatttgaattaaaattttaaaaaaatttattccttagaaagttaaaaaaatcagggcaccggggtggctcagtggttgagcatctgcctttggctca
This sequence is a window from Canis aureus isolate CA01 chromosome 2, VMU_Caureus_v.1.0, whole genome shotgun sequence. Protein-coding genes within it:
- the TLR10 gene encoding toll-like receptor 10 translates to MKRIRSIYIFCSIAISVQGWASKLPEERELTTNCSNMSLRKIPADLTPTTTTLDLSYNLLSQLQSSDFRSVSKLKVLILCHNRIQELNIKIFEFNRELRYLDLSYNRLKIVTWYSLAGLRHLDLSFNDFDTVPICEETGNMSHLEILGLSGAKIQKSNFQKIAHLHLKTVFLGLRSLSHYEEGSLPILNTTKLHIVLPMNTNFWVLLHDGIKTSKILEMTNIDGKSQFASYGTQKNLTLENSKTSILLLNKVDLLWDDLLLIFQFVWHTSVECFQIQHLTFGGKVYLDHYSFDYSNTVMRTIKLEHVQFRIFYIPQERVYLLFTKMDIENLTISDAQMPYMLFPIYPTRFQYLNFANNILTDDLFKQPIQLPHLKTLILKGNKLETFSLVSFFANNTSLKHLDLSQNLLQHENGENCFWPETLITMNLSSNKFADSVFRCLPRNIQILDLNNNKIQTVPKDIIHLKSLQELNLAFNFLTDLPGCSHFRKLSILNIEMNLILSPSLDFFQSCQEVKILNAGRNPFRCTCELRDFIQLEEYSEGMMIGWLDSYICEYPLTLKGTLLKDVHLPELSCNTTLLIVTIVVIMLVLGMAVAFCCFYFDLPWYLRMLGQWTLQRIRKTTQEQLKRNVQFHVFIAYSEHDSTWVKHELIPNLEKKEKLICLHEGNFDPGKSIIENIMNCIEKSYKSIFVLSPNFVQSEWCHYELYFAHHSLFHENSDYIIFILLEPIPLYCIPTKYPKLKALMEKKRYLEWPKDRRICGLFWANLRAAINANLLETREMYELQTFVGLNEESQGSAISLIRTDCL